GCTAAATTCTGTTAGTTACGTTCTCTTCCAATAATTTATAATCCCTTATGCTCTGACTCCCTTAGATTTATTTACACTCACTCCACCTATGTAAAAGAGCCTATTTTACGTTACACTTTCATTTGCCTTCTAGGCATGTAAGTTATTGCACTTTTAGACTCACTTACACATCAGTAGAATTGGTGTGAGTCAAAGGGAGTCTAAACTGAGCACAAGAGCATTTAAATTAGTGTAACAAGTTTCAACTTACAGCCCCAGCCCATGGCTTCTGATTTCAGCCCATTACCTACAGTATATTCATGGGTGTGGAGTTTgtcccaacattttgtttttaagtgcgaAAACTGTAGCCTCATAAAATCTCTAATATAATAAAGAATTTaaatgggggggggagtgagTAGTAGGCAGTGGGTTTGCCATGTACCATGGTGCCACTCACTATTGTCAGACAATGCAGCATTGAACTCTTACCTTTACAGTACAGGAGGTAGGTTTTTGTTACTGTTTGTTATAGAAATGCAGGTTTGATGATGCTCCAATAGATATATAGTCTGGATTCCAGATCAAAATGCTCTAAAGAGAATACTGATTATGGCCAGCTTTACTACAAGTGTTTTGAAGGGTGTAAACGCCACACAGCAGGAAGAATTACTATGGGGCTACAAGCTATGATAGAGTAATAGAAAGAATTACTTTCAGTGTCTTAGGTCCTATAAAACAGGCCATCTATGTCTTCTTAAGGAGGTTCTCCTGCAGAGAGTACAACTTTAAATAagcaaaatatgtaaataaacaaACTCTAGGCAAGCCTTAGGATACTGAAACTGAGTTATATTTAGTACAAAATCCTTTCAGGCTCTGTATTTTCACTCTGTCAATAACAGAAGTGCTGTTTGTCTGGCAAGACTGAATAAATCTATTTTCAAATATCTCCTTGACTCCTTTACAATCTGCTGCATTCCACTGATACCACAGTAATCTGCTCAGACTGAAGAAAAATATCAAAGGTTAAGAACAACTTGAATgtgctcactttaaaaaaatgggatggaatttttggtttgtttgcaacCGAGTCAAATTTAGGAAACCTAGCTTTAGAAATTTCTGGGCTGCTGGCATAGTAGTAGCAGTGATAAATGTTAGCTCTCATTTGTTGAGAGCTCTCTTTTGTTTGCTTACAGTTTGCTTATTTAcatgtttctttaaaattgtATCCACTCCAGGAGAGTCTCTTGAAACAGGCACAACTGGCCTTTTACCGGGACCCAAGACACAGCAAGTCAACATTTGAAATCATAAACTAGAAGTACATGAATTCATTCTCATCCAGTAAAATGATGATAGATTAATGTTTAGTTAGAAGATAAAGCAACAGTCTTTAATTTGATACATGAATGACTTGTCACCATTGACcatttcaaaaacaaacacaccattttcagaaaaatggaaaaacaagattagatttttttttctatgaagTTTACATTTAAATGACAAGGCTAGTTACACATCATTTTGTCTCGCTTACTTTAACCTGAGAACTCCAGTACtactggaaaacaggatactgggctagatgggcttctggtctgacccagtatggccagttTTATGTTCATATGTTTATGTTTATGTTCATATGTTTATGTTTTTTTGACTCAGgatcccaaaatcatgagattggcttaaaaatcacaagtctttactaaaataataaatgcaggttcctttttatttgccttttagtGTTTGAGTTTTTAGGgtccacattttcaagattttctggGCAGGCACAAATGGTGAGTGTAAAAGGGACTGTCCCCTTTAAGGAAAGTAGGGATTACAGATGTGTCAACCCCTTTTCCATGGTGTGTCCCTTTCAGGTTCCTGGATGAAGGCCTAGAGAAGGGCAGAGGCAGGTGCTGCGAGACAGGAAGATGGTGCCGAGGAAATAGTTAATGCTTGGGGGCTGgatgtgggggtgacccaggctaCCATTTCTTTAAAGGCTCAGGACCCATAAACCTTGCAGGGTAGGGTGGGGcaaggcttccttctctcccggTCAGCTGGAACGAGCTCTGGGAAGGGGGCAGTATATATGCTCCCTCCTTGGTTGCGACAGGGAAGTGGCACTGTCTGCTGATCCCTTCCAGCCTAGGGAAGTCAaggactaagccctggtctacactaggactttaggtcgaatttagcagcgttaaatcgatttaaacctgcacccgtccacacaatgaagccctttatttcgacttaaagggctcttaaaatcgatttccttactccacccctgacaagtggattagcgcttaaatcgacgttgccggctcgaatttggggtactgtggacacaattcgatggtattggcctccgggagctatcccagagtgctccattctgaccgctctggacagcgctctcaactcagatgcactggccaggtagacaggaaaagaaccgcgaacttttgaatctcatttcctgtttggccagcgtggcaagctgcaggtgaccatgcagagctcatcagcagaggtgaccatgatggagtcccagaatcgcaaaagagctccagcatggaccgaacgggaggtacgggatctgatcgctgtttggggagaggaatccgtgctatcagaactccgttccagttttcgaaatgccaaaacctttgtgaaaatctcccagggcatgaaggacagaggccataacagggacctgaagcagtgccgcgtgaaactgaaggagctgaggcaagcctaccagaaaaccagagaggcgaacagccgctctgggtcagagccccaaacatgccgcttctatgatgagctgcatgccattttagggggttcagccaccactaccccagccgtgttgtttgactccttcaatggagatggaggcaatacggaagtaggttttggggacgaagaagatgatgaggaggaggttgtagatagctcacagcaagcaagcggagaaaccggttttcccgacagccaggaactgtttctcaccctagacctggagccagtaccccccgaacccacccaaggctgcctcctggactcagcaggcggagaagggacctctggtgagtgtaccttttaaaatgctatacatggtttaaaagcaagcatgtgaaaggattactttgccctggcatttgcggttctgcctttgcaaaaggtttctggggagggcagccttatttcgtccttcatggtaggacactttaccactccaggccagcaacacgtactggggaatcactgtagaacaaagcattgcagtgtatgtttgctggcattcaaccaaaatccgttcacgcggtgggaggaggcaaaatgcgaccttgtaacgaaagcacatgtgctatgtatgtaatgttaacagcaaggtttaccctgaaagagtgtagccactgttttataaaatgtgtctttttaaataccgctgtccctttttttttctccaccagctgcatgtgtttcaatgatcacaggatcttctccttcccagaggctagtgaagcttagaaagaaaaaaaaacgcactcgcgatgaaatgttctccgagctcatgctgtcctcccacactgacagagcacagacgaatgcgtggaggcaaataatgtcagagtgcaggaaagcacaaaatgatcgggaggagaggtggagggctgaagagagtaagtggcgggctgaagacagggctgaagctcaaaggtggcggcagcgtgatgagaggaggcaggattcaatgctgaggctgctgcaggaccaaaccagtatgctccagtgtatggttgagctgcagcaaaggcagctggagcacagactgccactgcagcccctctgtaaccaaccgccctcctccccaagttccatagcctccacacccagacgcccaagaacgcggtgggggggcctccggccaaccagccactccaccacagaggattgcccaaaaaaaagaaggctgtcattcaataaattttaaagttgtaaacttttaaagtgctgtgcttaaagtgctgtgtggcattttccttccctcctccaccacccctcctgggataccttggtagtcatccccctatttgtgtgatgaatgaataacgaatgcatgaatgtgaagcaacaatgactttattggctctgcaagcaatgattaaagggaggaggggagggtggttagcttacagggaagtagagtgaaccaaggggcggggggggtttcatcaaggagaaacaaacagaactttcacaccgtagcctggccagtcatgaaactgtttttcaaagcttctctgatgcgtaccgcgccctcctgtgctcttctaaccgccctggtgtctggctgcgcgtaaccagcagccaggcgatttgcctcaacctcccaccccgccataaacgtctcccccttactctcacagatattgtggagcacacagcaagcagtaataacagtgggaatattggtttcgctgaggtctaagcgagtcagtaaactgcgccagcgcgcctttaaacgtccaaatgcacattctaccaccattctgcacttgctcagcctgtagttgaacagctcctgaccactgtccaggctgcctgtgtatggcttcatgagccatggcattaaggggtaggctgggtccccaaggatacatataggcatttcaacatccccaacagttattttctggtctgggaataaagtcccttcctgcagcttttgaaacagaccagagttcctgaagatgcgagcatcatgcacctttcccggccatcccacgttgatgttggtgaaacgtcccttgtgatccaccagagcttgcagcactatcgaaaagtaccccttgcggtttatgtactcggcggcttggtgctccggtgccaagatagggatatgggttccgtctatagccccaccacagttagggaatcccattgcagcaaagccatccactatgacctgcacatttcccagggtcactacccttgatatcagcagatctttgattgcgtgggctacttgcatcacagcagcccccacagtagatttgcccactccaaattgattcccaactgaccggtagctgtctggcgttgcaagcttccacagggctatcgccactcgcttctcaactgtgagggctgctctcatcttggtattcatgcgcttcagggcaggggaaagcaagtcacaaagttccatgaaagtgcccttacgcatgcgaaagtttcgtagccactgggaatcgtcccagacctgcaacactatgcggtcccaccagtctgtgcttgtttcccgagcccagaatcggcgttccacagcatgaacctgccccattagcaccatgatgcatgcattgtcagggcccatgctttcagagaaatctgtgtccatgtcctgatcactcacgggaccgcgctgacgtcgcctcctcgcccggtatcgcgttgccatgttctggtgctgcatatactgctggataatgcgtgtggtggttaatgtgctcctaattgccaaagtgagctgagcgggctccatgcttgccgtggtatggcgtccgcacagaaaaaaggcgcggaacgattgtctgccgttgctctgacggagggaggggcgactgacgacacggcttacagggttggcttcagggagctaaaatcaacaaagggggtgcctgtacatcaaggagtatttcaggcaggactgcacggagggttccaataagaaatggtgcacctaagttatcgttgttattggaacaaggaggttagcctggcctctgattgatacatggctagatttacctcgctgcaccttctctgtgagtgactgcagtgtgacctagaggaatgagtcccctagacaggggaggaggcaaatgagtacaaaacaaatctggtctattccttgttttgacccactccatctatcttttacatctttggctggcagcagacggtgcagaaggactgcatgccatccatatctcatggctgctcggcagaagatggtacagtacgactgctagccatccccatctcttgcctgcctggcagaagatggtgcaatacgactgctagcaatcctcatctcttgcctgcctggcagaagatggtacagtacgactgctagcagtccatatcgcctgcccgctcaccataagacggttcaataggactgactgcaggactaaagagaatgacctggtcaagtcactccaaatttagtccctgcgcccatgtctgcccaggcgctcccagccgacgcggccaggagcacctcggacacgatgaggacgactaccagtcgtattgcaccgtctgctgccagaaggcaaggggttgctgctactgtgcagcaaagccgtaccgcgtctgccagcacccaggagacatagggtgacggttacctgagcgggctccatgcttgctgtggtatggcatctgcacaggtaactcaggaaaaaaggcgcgaaatgattgtctgcccttgctttcacggagggagggagggaacgggggcctgacgacacgtacccagaaccacccgcgacaatgttttagccccatcagagtgctccattgtgactgctctggacagcactctcagatgcccgattgtttgccattgctctgacggagggaggggcgcttacagggttggcttcagggagctaaaatcaacaaagggggtggctttacatcaaggagtatttcaggcaggacttcacggagggttccaataagaaatggtgcacctaagttattgtccttattggagcaagaaggttagcctggcctctgattgatacatggctagatttacctcgctgcaccttctctgtaagtgactgcagtgtgatctagaagaatgagtcccctagacaggggagggggggaagcaaatgagtacaaaacaaatctggtctatttcttgttttgacccactccatctatcttttacatctttggctggcagcagacggtgcagaaggactgcatgccatccacatctcatggctgctcggcagaagatggtacagtatgactgctagcagtccgtatcgcctgcccgctcaccataagacggttcaataggactgactgcaggactaaagagaatgacctggtcaagtcactccaaatttagtccctgtgcccatgtctgcccaggcgctcctgatcgacctcacagaggcgaccaggagcacctcagacatgacgatgacggctaccagtcgtactgtaccgtctgctgccacaaggcaaggggttgctgctactgtgtagcaatgccgtaccgcgtctgccagcacccaggagacatagggtgagacatagcctgagcgggctccatgcttgccatggtatggcgtctgcacaggtaactcaggaaaaatggcgcgaaatgattgtctgcccttgctttcacggggggagggagggaatggggggctgacgatatgtacccagaaccacccgcaacaatgttttagccccatcaggcattgggatctcaacccagaattccaatgggcagcggagactgcgggaactgtgggatagctacccacagtgcaacgctccggaagtcgacgcttgccttggtactgtggaagcgctctgccgagttaatgcacttaatgcacttagagcattttctgtggggacacacacactcgaatttataaaaccaatttctaaaaaaccgacttctataaattcgaccttattccgtagtgtagacataccctaagtaacgAGGAGAGAAGCTTCCTTGAATCAGTATAGCCCCAGCAAGGAGGGCTGTGGGATTCCTGAGACTAGGAGAGGACGCCTACCTGAATTAGCACCACCCCAATGAGACACTACAGGTCCTTCAGCTCTACTcatacagagaaagaaaaatgtgcaTGACAAATTCTGCTGGTccttctgtgtgtgtgggaaaagaCAGTCAGGAGAATTAGTGGACATAGCTGTTGTGCCCTGATCCCTCCCCAAATGCACAGAGCTAACCCATCCGTGCGTGAGCCCTGTGCATGAGTAAGGGGCTGGTGTTCAGGGAAGACTAAGTGGTCAAGATGAGCCCCATGTGTAAATGTGGAAACAACTGATTCTCCTGCAGCAACTAGCCAACTTCCCCTGCTTGGATTACTCCTGCTCCAGCAGGAATAATCAGTCggggggtcgggggaggggaTGGCCTCACAACTAGTCCAAATATGGTGTGAAATAATGGTGTAAGAATAGCATTAATCCATCCCTTTTTCGGGGAAAACTTGAAGGAAGTAAAGCCGGTTTGGCCTTCGTCAGTGAAAGCCATCCAAATTATTAACAGTGAAGTATTTATTATATTGCACTAGTACACAATCTGGCCTAGGCaccaaacatacatacatacaagaaAAACCCTGCCTCTACCCAAAGCGTTTGGAAAGACATAAAACAGGCAGAGAATGGGGAAAAGGAAAACTTACAAGCAGAGTGGACAGGATGATGGCTGgcataatatatatatgtatctgCTCTCTGTCGTTAGTCccatgtttttgtttgctttctgtgtaTGAACTACCCCCAACTGTCCTGTTAACAAGACTGACAGGGACTTTTCACCACACAGAGCCCATCTCCCTTACAAATGAGGCAGTCTCTTCTCCTTCACATGTGCAAATCATTCACACAGTTCCCTATGAAGTATACCTCTTATTATTATTGTAATCCTACTTCTTTACCTCTGGATGTGGAAAAGCCTGCtgatcagcaggtgggtactTTGTCTTAGtactcagaggaacagccgtgttagtctgtattcgcaaaaagaaaaggagtacttgtggcaccttagagactaaccaatttatttgagcatgagctcacgaaagctcatgctcaaataaattggttagtctctaaggtgccacaagtactccttttctttttgtcttagtACTGTATTTCTATGCGGGGCACTGACCAGATTGTCTATTATTCAATATTGCTGCACACTGGAGACTTTCTTGCTAAGACAGACATGTTCCTGAATATATTCCTCTAGCTTAGTTCTTTAAGGCACCTGATAGCTGGGGGTCTCGGAGACTCAGTGAGTTGGTTATGGAATGCAGAGATTTTTATCGCCAACCTATGTCCAAGATAATAGTTTGGCACCAGCTGACTGTTAGGTGCCCTCTCGGAAATGAGTTGATTATCACAATCAACTTCCCTGTGTCCATTTACCAATACCATAACAGGCACCTTTGGTACTTCCAGCAGACAAGCACAGCAATCAGTGACCATGGGTAGGACCCTACCGAAtttatggctgtgaaaaatgcatcacagactgtgaaatctggtctcccctgtgaaatccagCTATTCTAGAGGAGTTGCAGGATTGCCACCTGTACTTCTGCATTGCCTTGAGaattgggcagctggagagtggagagcagtggctgctggctgggcagccagctctgaaggcagcagcagcacagaagagagGGTGGCATGGAATGGGGCTTGGTTGTCACTTTTtgcatggggggcagggacagtcttttggATGGGTGACGTGGATGACCACCCAAGTCACCATGGtcacccccacaaacacacacagccagcccaaggcccttTTAACCCCCAACAGCTGGGACTAGAGCCAGGGAGAGATAGGGCTGTGGGTGTCCCAGCTAGGGGCTCCTACCTTGCACCAGgcttcagctgctagtcctggtgCAGCTGGGGAGGGACGGAACTTTCTCTTCCCCGGCACAGGCTGCTCCCGGGGCCGGGTCAGACCAACCTCCAGGAACCTCCTCTGACTGCAGAAAGCTCTCATggatcatgaatttggtagaTCCCCAGTCATGGGGATTGAATGGTTCTTCTAACTGTCAGGGGTGTGTTCCCAATGTCATGACTAAGACACGTTGGCGCCACACTGTACCTACCACTGCCTATGTTGGACCTATTCTGTGGATAAAGACAGGACTCCAGATTCCAGGGCTGTCTATCTGGCACTTTTCATGAGCATTAAATTCATACAACAAAATGTGAAGTAAAAAATATCGAGTCTGCATCTAGCCAGGGTTTTCCAAACCTACTAGAAGATGGGAGTAGGATTTTATTACCAAAAAATTAGGTTTCACAAGAATTTAATTGAGTTCAGTCCACTCCAGGATCTCAAAGAAACAACTCTACGGAGTTATTCTAATACCACAAGGCAGTGTATGCATTACTGTTGTAAGGAAGCACCTATACATGTGGCTGATAGTGTCTTATCTGCAAAGAAATGGGATAAAAAGAGGGCATATATATGAAAACAGATGTTATTGCTTAATATGCTTATTACTTTCTCTGTTTAGATACATTTTTTTCCTATGTATTTGTTATATCCACTGACCCGCTTTTATTTGTTAGGCATTTCAGAAATGCATCAACTACATTTAATCTGATAACCTAGCATTGCAACAGTAGTATCCTGTGGGGCTTTACCAACCATGTGTATCATTTCTGTGTCAGTAGAGAAAGGAACAAGATATAAGTAATATCCCCAGCTCCATTTCTCAACTGTATGATTTTCAGTCTCAGGTGCAATACCATCAGACAGAAAAATGTTGTCTATCTCCTGCTTCTGATATTGTGTCCAAGTTAGTTGATGTCTATCACTCAGGATCTTTAGGATCATAGCTGTGGAAAAATACCTTTACTAAGAATAAAACAACATGAAGCAACTAACAGAAAGAGTACAGGAACAGAATCTGAGCTTTTCTTGCACTGATGTACTTTTATCCATGCATTGCCATCTCCTGAGGTTTTGCAAAAACTGATGCACTTTATTTTTGACAGACAAAACTGAGAACAAATGTGAGATAAAGAGTCATCGTAGCTGCccagacaaaacaaaatggaaaacgAATTACTCTCAGTGGAGGTTTTTAACTTTCTCAACTGCACTTCTAAATGTCTTGCATAGTTCCACCTCTGGACCAATAGAAACTGCTTCATTGTTACTGCTGTTTCTTTGACAGAAATCTCATGGCAGTGTTCATCATAAGTGTCGTGCTGTCTGGAATGGTTCATTACGAGGAGTGCCAGTCTTGGGGCAGACTGCCTAAgagcagggcagaaaccccaaactgggtatatgttctataattagatttcatcaacccaGTAACAAAAGTAAGATCCTGAATCACCATGAAGTCCtaccatggagccacagacacagtcactccagtctatcttgctacccaggcaagctggacttaatGATAGTTGGTTGCCATATCCCAaatatcacaaaatattcaggttgctcccagtcccaagagacttgccccaggtcatttTGTATCTCAGATCTCACATCAAAGACAACAGTTTGTAGCCAGTCCTacagtaaactaactaaggatttcttaaccaggaaaaagaaatgaaaaagttatttaaaggctaaagcaggcaacatatatacacaaatgggTTCAGTctgtggttccaaaaggtgagAGGAGTTGTaatctgtcagctctgaatgtctttAGGGCTACCGCAGGTTGGCCTGGGAATCTCTGCCTCTGATTCCTAGCGCCAGCCATATGAGAGCCCaaatgtcagagagagagagaatttttttcgTGTCCCTGTTTTATCCCCTTCTTCCAGCATTCAAGCTAATGTGAGCACTTTCTTGCACGTTAGCACCTTCACAGATATGAGAGGCCCATTAACCAAGTCTTTGTACTGTGATGTCcgcaatggcccatttagttttgatagtccTTCTTGATGTGCATTGGACCATTCCTCCTGACTGGGTTCATAGGATCAGAGCAAGCATTTTTACACTTATAAACCAAAACTTTCATGTCACCTTATAGCATGGGATTCAGGCACCACAAGAGAAATTAATGCATGTAACAACTTACAAGCATTCCACAGAGTCTAAATACTAGACATAACACCTATCTTGAACAATAcaaacatacaggtgagctggtctggtttccagctacgaatttgtcagtgctcagctgacacCGGCAGCCTTGGCaggagctggcacctggtctgccagcatcgcAATGAGCTCCAGTAACAAAATATAGGAGAGGATTCAGGAAGAGACCATCAACTAGTTTAGCAGCCCAGGACTGCATaaatccttattttttttaaaaaaaaagaactcaCAGAAGGGAATTTTAAAGGGGATAAAGGGAGTTATCAATCCCATTGAATTGTTATTCAGGCACCTAACTACCATAGTCTTTATTAGAAAATCCCAGTCTAAGCTAACTAGTGATCTTCCTGTATAAGAGAATAGAGTAGACAAATAATTTGTTATGCTGgactgttgtaccaataaaataaaaaccagcaggatcttattaaagggaaaaaggcaaaataccacatttattgtgaatacagaaagaatcatagtaagcagttagttctagttataacattccattcaatctcatatttattcacacattcattcatacaaacatacacacacacacacacacacaggttctgcaaggttgttatcatagttaccagccttagagttgctcatgccaagccactggccaggtggcctggacatgaggagggagcagggccttgtcagatgctcatctgatgctcctggaagttggtttgc
The nucleotide sequence above comes from Caretta caretta isolate rCarCar2 chromosome 1, rCarCar1.hap1, whole genome shotgun sequence. Encoded proteins:
- the LOC125630657 gene encoding uncharacterized protein LOC125630657, which translates into the protein MKDRGHNRDLKQCRVKLKELRQAYQKTREANSRSGSEPQTCRFYDELHAILGGSATTTPAVLFDSFNGDGGNTEVGFGDEEDDEEEVVDSSQQASGETGFPDSQELFLTLDLEPVPPEPTQGCLLDSAGGEGTSAACVSMITGSSPSQRLVKLRKKKKRTRDEMFSELMLSSHTDRAQTNAWRQIMSECRKAQNDREERWRAEESKWRAEDRAEAQRWRQRDERRQDSMLRLLQDQTSMLQCMVELQQRQLEHRLPLQPLCNQPPSSPSSIASTPRRPRTRWGGLRPTSHSTTEDCPKKRRLSFNKF